The following are encoded in a window of Rosa chinensis cultivar Old Blush chromosome 4, RchiOBHm-V2, whole genome shotgun sequence genomic DNA:
- the LOC112197374 gene encoding tetraketide alpha-pyrone reductase 2 encodes MPEYCVTGGTGFIAAYLVKALLENGHVVRATVRDPEDLGKVGYLRELNGAKERLKLIKADLMVEGSFDEAIQGVDGVFHTASPVLVPYDNNVQATLIDPCIKGTLNVLSSCSKARVKRVVLTSSCSSIRYRYDAQQASPLNDSHWSDPEYCKRFNLWYAYAKTTAEKEAWRIAEESGMDLVVVNPSFVVGPLLAPQPSSTILMILAILKGLRGEYPNTTVGFVHIDDVVATHILAMEERKASGRLICSSSVAHWSQIIEMLKAKYPSYSYESKCSSKEGDNNPHSMDTTKIAQLGFPPFKTLEKMFDDCITSFQEKGFL; translated from the exons ATGCCTGAATATTGTGTGACTGGAGGTACAGGGTTCATAGCTGCCTACTTGGTGAAGGCTTTGCTAGAAAATGGCCATGTTGTGCGGGCCACTGTGCGAGACCCAG AGGATTTGgggaaggttggttatctgCGGGAGTTGAATGGAGCCAAGGAAAGGCTTAAGCTGATCAAAGCTGATCTAATGGTGGAAGGAAGCTTTGATGAAGCTATACAAGGCGTGGATGGGGTTTTCCACACCGCATCACCAGTGCTCGTTCCGTACGATAACAATGTTCAG GCGACTTTGATCGATCCTTGTATAAAGGGCACCTTGAATGTGCTGAGTTCCTGTTCGAAGGCACGCGTGAAAAGGGTTGTGCtcacatcttcttgttcttcaataAGATACCGTTACGATGCCCAACAGGCCTCTCCTCTCAATGACTCACATTGGAGCGATCCTGAATACTGCAAACGCTTCAAT CTTTGGTATGCCTATGCAAAGACAACAGCGGAAAAAGAGGCGTGGAGAATCGCAGAGGAGAGTGGAATGGATCTAGTGGTGGTGAATCCGTCTTTCGTGGTTGGTCCTCTGCTAGCACCACAACCTTCAAGCACAATACTGATGATACTGGCAATACTTAAAG GTTTAAGAGGGGAATACCCAAATACAACAGTAGGATTTGTGCACATAGATGATGTGGTAGCTACACACATTCTGGCAATGGAGGAAAGAAAAGCATCAGGCAGGCTTATATGTTCAAGTTCGGTAGCGCACTGGTCGCAGATCATTGAGATGCTCAAAGCCAAATATCCATCTTATTCATATGAAAGCAA GTGTAGCAGCAAGGAAGGAGACAATAACCCACATAGCATGGACACCACTAAAATTGCTCAACTGGGTTTTCCTCCTTTCAAAACGCTCGAAAAAATGTTTGATGACTGCATCACAAGTTTTCAAGAGAAAGGGTTTCTGTGA